The Purpureocillium takamizusanense chromosome 11, complete sequence region TCCAAGTACGAGGAGCCCGACATCCATATGAAACTCATGAAGAAGTATAAAGAGGTCCCCGAATGGTGGTTCTCTTTGATCTTTGTCGTGAGCTTTGCTTTTGGCATGATCGCATGCCAGGTTTGGAAGACGTTTCTCCCCTGGTGGGCGTATATCCTTTGCATCCTCATTGGCCTTGTCTTATTCATCCCCATTGGCATGGTTCAAGCAATCACCAACCAACAGACCGGCCTCAACGTTGTTACCGAGATGATTATTGGGTATATCATGCCTGGACGCCCGGTTGCCATGATGCTCTTCAAGTCATGGGGCTATATGCTATCAGCCAACGGCCTCAACTACATCTCCGACATGAAGGTTGGTCACTACATGAAGATACCCCCTCGGAGCATGTTTGCCGCGCAGGCTTTTGCAGTCATCTGGCTGTCCATGGTCCAGATTTCTAGCTACAATTTCGTGCGCGGTAACTTCGAAAACATCTGCACCCCACACCAAAAACAGGGCCTCACCTGCCCCGGTGCGAAGACCTTTTACAACGCCAGTGTGATCTGGGGTGTCATTGGTCCTAGAAAGGTCTTCGGACCCGGCGCCATTTATGGTTGGACAAACTGGTTCTGGTTACTCGGCGCCGCAGTGCCGACGGTTCAGTACTTGCTTGCCCGCCGTTATCCCCGCTCGTGGCTCCGGTATCTTGTCACTCCGGCGATGTTTGGTGCTGCCGGAATGATGCCGCCCGCTACTCTCTACTATCTCCTTCAGTGGGTCATTGTTGGGCTCATCTTCAACGGCTTCATCCGCAGGCGATTCTTTGGCTGGTGGTGTAAGTTTTCCTCACCCATCCGGCTCAACTGCGCTTGGGAACTGAAAACTAATTGGCTTGCAGCACGCTACAACTATGTGTTGTCCGGAGCTCTGGACATTGGGACAGCTCTCTGTGTCGTGATTAGTGGCATGGCCCTCGGCCTGTCCGAAACGAGTTTTCCGGCGTGGTGGGGAATTACGGTTGTAGACAATACCTTGGATGCGCAGGGCGCGGCTGTCACGAGGCAGTTCATCCCCAACGTGACTGAGCCGCTTGGACCCTCCACTTGGTAGTAAGGCTATGTGCAACCCAGACACGCATATGGTCGCGTTTCGGTTACCTCGCGTTACTCGATTCCACAGCACGATGAAGATAGGTACGAATACACTGTAAAGTCTTGTGCGCAATCTTAGCTCGCGTGATGGTTGTGAACGCGTACTGTGAGTGGAGTGCTTGTATGGTGGTCCCAGAGCGTCGTGACTTGGGGCTCAAGTGAGAACCACTCTGGATACTGCTTGCTGTGACGTGGCGGACACGGGCCGGTCGTGGTGACACGACACCCGTCTCGATGGGAGCTGGGCCTGGCTCTCTGAGAGGgacgtatactgtacttcgtacggtTGTTTGTGAAGAGGCACCAGCAGCCCTAGTAGCATGATGAGCACGTGGCGGGCCGCGAGCTGATCAATCCGGCGGACCGCCCAATGTGACAGTGAGACTTGTTTCGTTCTTAGACGATGAGATGCGTTCGACAGTGAGAGTCGAAGGTATCACGACAAATTGGAGTCTGGTTGGGAGTGATAAATGATAAATTGAAGTCTGATTGGGGAGCTGTGATGATTGGGAGCTGCCGCTACCCCAgctgggccgcggccgccgcgcttgGCCGTTTCGGGACGCGGGGCGGGACCCCCTCGGCAAAACACAAATTCCAGTTGCGAAAAGTCTTGGCACGCACAAAACTACGCTCTGCCTTTGCTCCATCACCAATCCGAGCCGACGGCGTCAAATCAGCCTTCTCAACGACAACCCCTCTATCCCCCGGTACGTGCTGCGGACATGCGGCCATCGCATgcgccccctcccttctGTTGGGCATTTGAGGCCTCTTACGGTGCAGCCCAGGCCGCAGAACTGTTGTGCTGACGCGACGACCCGCCATAGCTCTCCCCCGACATCTCCCAGTCATCTGCCCAGCATGTCCGACGCAATCCAGGAGcgcctcaagaagctcggccAGGGAGCCCGCATTGGTGAGTAGCCAGGCGAAGCGATCGCGCGACGCGTGGCACGAATGGCGAAGCTAACGTGGTATACCAGGGTATGATGCGCACCGCCCGAGCCCAGCACCCCCGAGTCGATCCCTACCGAGCATCTGATTGCTAACGCCTCGTGTAGTGGCAAGGGCACGCCCCGGAGAAAGGTCAAGCGCGCTCCCGCTCGGTCCGGCGCTGACGACAAGAAGCTCCAGCAGACGCTGAAGAAGCTCAACACCCAGCCTATCCAGGCCATCGAGGAGGTCAACATGTTCAAGTCAGACGGCAACGTCATCCACTTTGCTGCCCCCAAGGGTGCGTATATGCCGTCCCCCGTGGCGCACGGTGCTGCGGCTGGAAAGGTCTCTCCACTGACGCACTTCAGTCCACGCCGCTGTTCCCTCCAACACTTTCGCCATCTACGGAAAtggcgaggacaaggagcttACCGAGCTCGTCCCCGGTATCCTGAACCAGCTTGGCCCCgactcgctcgcctcgctccGCAAGCTTGCCGAGAGCTACCAGAACATGCAGAAGGGTgagaagggcgaggacgacgacgagatccccgacctggtcgagggcgagaacTTTGAGAGCAAGGTTGAGTAAGGCTAAGCCGGCTCGGCTTTCGtggggcggctggccggAGGCAAGGTTCATGGAAAATGACCCACGTCCGGCCGATGGGTACACTGCCCATGGGAACGACTGGGCGGCCTGCTATTCTACCCCGGGGAACGGAACCGCCGCGGTTGCGTTGCTTCACAGGGGAAGAGTTGAAAGGGTACGGCTCGGCATACGGCGGAACAGCGCCGCCAAAACAAACTGTCTCGGTTGATTGCTTTGTACAAAATCGAGGAACTTCACATCAAGAGACAAAGACTAATCTCTTCAGACGTTCGACCCCTTTCGTCATGTCTCGACGTCTGCGCCGAAGTCGGAGTCTCCGTCATTGACCACCCAGCCGGCCAGTGCGGTGCTACGGGTTGCGGCCTTGGCAGCTCTCCTCGCGGCTAGGAGCGGCCCGTGCTTTACTTCGTGATACGATTTGCCGTCTAGACTGTGCCTGATGTTGTCGCTACCGCGTAGCTGACCGGCAACGTCTCTGGCCAGTACCCACATTTGTCGTCGTGACATGCGACTTGCCCCCCGCGGGTCAAACGGCCGCTTCCCCTGCACCACGCCACCAAGGATCGATTCCTCGACGCCTGAgagcgcccacgccgcggcAACATTGCTAGGCGAGATGCCCTCCGCGCGGGCCTGTACCGCCCGCCGAGAGAACCCAAACTCCCTAGTTGTCGTCTCCACCACGAAGGGCCGGAATGCATACCCATCAGACCAGTCCTCGCGAGCGGTCACCGCGCCCATTCGCCCCGCGGCAGCAAATGCGCGCTCGCACGCGGTGCTCGAGTACTGCGACGCGGGCAGGACGATGGTGTCGATGTACGCGCCCGCCGGGTCGATGAGGAGCGCTGCTAGCGATGAGAGTAGCGACGTGCACTGTTTCAGCGCCAGCTTGTCGGAGCACGACTTGGAAAGCGTAGGAGGGGCGTCGCCTCGCGCGGGCTTGCGGcggacgatgccgagctgcGAGAAGTACGCCCGCCCGGGCAACGTTgcatcgctgccgccggcgttgggAGAGGATGGACGGTCTGGGGCCGGCCAGGGGGAGGCATCGTCTTGCGCAGCCATGATGAGCTCCATGCTTGCATCGCCGCCTGGAAGCTGTGagcggcgaaggcgacggagCGTTGGGGTGGTTGTGATACGCACAGGGCGCCTCTGAGCAGTACATGTGAAGCTTGATTCCCTCCTTGACGTAGAACGGAGGTCGCGCTACAGACCCGCTTGCCTTCGGCGTAGAGTCGCAGCTCACGAGCATACCAGAGCCGGTGCCAGCTTTACCTTGACTCAGAGCTTTACACTCGTCCAACAAAAACCTGTTGAACGTCCGTATGGCCAGGATTTCCGCGTGCCAATCGTGGATGCCATTGCCATTGGCCTCGGGCAGCCTTGACGCGGGGAGACATTTCATGCCCGTCCTGGACTCTCTTTACTTAGACATCGTCCACTCTCGTTGAGAGACGCAGAACGCGGGGGCTTCTTACGCAAGGGCGACGCAAGTGAAAGTTCCATCTttctcggcgacgatgccacTCAGGGGCACCCACTCATGAAGGCCATTGTCGCGGATGGCGGGTTTTCGTTTGTTCGGTAGTTTGTTGAACTGTGTGATGACGGCATCTGCGATGACGTCGGCTCGGGATGTCATTTAAGCGCCTCGACGCTCATATCCGCGACGTTCGTCGTGAGTCGTCGCGCCAACCAAGTCTGAAATCAGACGGTGAACATGGCTTCTTCGTGAGGCCGTTAAACTTGAAGAACAATAGCTGCACGTCGTCAAACGACCACGGGCAGTGGCGTGCGTCTGATTGGcgagccgacgaggatgttgCCCATCAGAGCAAGCCCCCACTTCGAGAAGGAGTGGAGCATGTGCGGAGTCACGTGCGCGCACGCTTTCCCTCTTTCCCCCGAGAGACTTAGCGTCTCGCCTGCCCTAGACCGCTTAGTCATTGCCACACACCTCCAATTCGAGGAAATTGAAGGCGGCACCCGCTCTGCGAGCCGCTCAACTTTTCTGAACAACCCGCCAGCCACTATACGGTCAACCGACACAACACCTTGTCGCCCCCGATCAACCCGACAACAGCGACAAGATGCGTACCTACGACGATACCTTCTCGGGCCAGAGAATCTACCCCGGCAAGGTACGGATGCCCGTCTTCCTCCCGCGTTCGATGCTGCTTTCCGTGATTGGACTTGGGGCGACGATGGATCCCCCCCTGCGGAGGCCCTTGtgaaggacgaggaggacgaaaTGCTCGGGCTACCGAACGACGGAGGACGGAATATTTGGTTTCAATGAGCAGGCTGGCTAACCGGTATCGTCTTGCAGGGTAAGATCTACGTCCGTGGCGACAGCAAGGTGTTCCGATTCCAGAACGGCAAGTCGGAGTCGCTCTTCCTGCAACGAAAGAACCCCCGCCGCATCGCATGGACCGTCCTGTACCGCCGACAGCACCGCAAGGGTATCTCTGAGGTACGATAAGAAGCCCTCCCTTGTCTTCATCATCGCGATAGCTCCAGGCCCGGGGTCCCGATCCCCACGATACGTCATGGGAGGCCCGGGCCAGGAAGCCGACGCGTGTAGAAAGAAGCTCGCGCCCAGAAGAAAGACAGAGGACTGACACCCCCCACAGGAGGTTGCCAAGAAGCGCACGCGCCGAACCGTCAAGGCCcagcgcgccatcgtcggtgCCTCGCTCGATGTGATCAAGGAGCGCCGCAGCATGCGGCCCGAGGCccggtccgccgcccgcgcccaggccatcaaggagtccaaggagaagaagaacgaggccgccgccgccaagaagGCTGAGAAGGCCAAGAACGCCTCGCTGGCGTCCAAGGGCCAGACCCAGCGGAACGTCAGCAAGCAGGGCGCCAAGGGCGCGCCCGTCAAGGTCGCTGCCCGGACTCGCTAAGTCCTGTCCTgaggggcgggcgccgagcgagcgagaggcgGATGCGAATTGCGACGGGGCAAAATCGAAAGGACAGTGGTGGGAGTCCGTGGTTCTTGTGTCTTTCCGGCCGGTTCTTCATCTCGGGTGCATGGAATGCCATAGGGCGCATTGGTAGTTGACAGCAAATGACAAACCGATGCAATGGTCAAGGCGTTGATTACCGTCTGGCGTGGCTTGGCAGAGCAGCCCCGGACGAGGGTGCCTTTGCGTGCTACTCTACAGGTGATGACGCTGCCTCGCGGGGCACATATTGTGACAAACAGTGATGTAGCAGGATACGCGTACAAAGGGGAGACGGAAGCTCGACTTGTCTATATCTTTGTGAAATCTATATACTCAAAACTCCGTCTACTCGCACTCCTCGAATCTTGGTCACGTCAGCTCGGTTGCCCGAAGCCCAAAATTACAGCTTGGCAAGGacagcctcggcgccggaCTGGTCGATGGACTTGGTGTCGTCCTCCTGGCTGGCGTAGACGACCTTGCCGTGGTCAATGGCGATGGCGTAGCGCGAGGTTCGCTCGCCAAGGGTCCAGCCAATGCTCTTGCTGAACTTGGCGTCGGCATCAGAGGCGAAGATCTAGAATTGCATCAGCGTGGAGGCTCGTCTCGCATAATCTCAGGAtggaaagggggaggggagagagggaagggGTGCTCACGAAGAAGTCGTCAGTGACGCTGTTGGCCTTGCCCCATGCAGACATGACGAAGGCGTCATTgaaggcgatgacgacgacctggtcgACACCCTTCTTCTTGAGGGCGTCGCGGTTGTTTATGTACGAGGGCAGGTGGGAGGCCTGGCAGGTGGGCGTGAAGGCGCCTgggacggagacgacgacgactttcTTGTTCTTGAACTCTGTTGGGGGGGGATTGTGGTGGCATGTCAGCGGATCGTCGGTCGCGGGCGATGAGAGAAACACAACTCGCGAAAACATTGAGCGAGCGGGTGGTGGGGGTGGATTGGGAACAATCACGAACCCTTGCTGGCGTCAAACTTTTGCGGGATGCCGCACGTCTTGATGTCGCtctcgggcgcgggcgggatgTAGGTGAAGGTGACGTTCTCGGGGAACGAGTCTCCGGCCTTGAGGGCAGACATGGTGGATAATGTGCTGTCTTGTGCTGGGTGTGTGTAtgagtgcgtgcgtgtacGTGAGAGTGTGTGTGGTGGGTAGAAAGAGCCGTTGATGAGCGAAGTCGGGAGGCGGCAGATGGGCTGCGAAATCGGGTCACGGCAAAGAGGTTATATACGTCTCATGCGAAGCCCAAGACGGCAGGTACGAACGAGATCAGGTCCCAATGGATATTTGGAATAAGGCGCAATGGACGCCGCTAATTTATCATGGGGGAACGCTTGtgcccctcccttcccctccctcccctccgaGTGCCTCGGGGCCgagagaggagagggagagagagatgggCCCGCCATTTTGGAGCCGTCCGTGGTAGGGATGCATGGAAGCACCTCGAGCTTGGGTAGTTCTCAGGTTAATAGGGTACGTAACTTCTTGGTGGTAGGTTATTAGTAGGGTTTTGGTGGGTGGCAGCGGGGTTGGTTGATGTCAccaggcgacggccaccgGCGGGGTCCTGagttgccgccgctgatGAGTGGGCAATGCGGGCGCAGCAGTGTTGGGGGGGTAGGAAGCTTGCTGCAAGGGGGGGCCGAGATTCGgaccaggccggcggcggcggcggcggcggcgggcggcacacATActgtgtgtgcgtgtgtgtgtggctgGCAGTGGCTTGCTCTGCCATTGACGGCAGGACTTGGTCACGAATGCAAACACGGCGACGCCACAGAGCCGACATTAATTTGGGGGTTttcaggggggggggcgaacGCAATCGAGCCACTTCTCTACATTTTTCGTCGTCACTTGAGCAGCGCCCGTCTGGCGGCTCGGCTTCGTGAAAGTCCCACGTTAGTACTCCGGACATATAAGTTAGTACCTCCTTGTCTGGTAGCTCCCGGACGCACAGTCGTCGTGGACCCTGATGGGCCGACAAAACAAAATCCCAACAGTGTCGttgcccctcccctctccaAGGGAAACCTCCTCGGTGAACCCACCGCCGTGACTCGGCCGCAGACACAACGCCGGGCGGCttcacgcccgccgccccaacgcccctccccacctcgccgtccggCTCGGATACCGACGCGGAACGCCGTACGCGTTCGACCCGGGCAGTAGCACAAGGACCAAGGACCCCGAGTCGTGGGCGGTGGGTCTTGGGCCGACCCGGGTGTCGACGTCCCGGCGAAGCGCTCGATCTCTGCTGGTCGCCTAGCTAGTACCACACGTCCGTACCAGGTATGTATTGGGGGCTGGAAAGCTTGTCACTCCGGCTAGTCGGCGACGCAGACACGCCACAATGATGCGCGGCACTCGAAGAGTCGAAAGTACGAAGGAGCGTGGTGCGGGGTGCCGTCGTGGCCTGACCCTCCTGCAAAGTCCACCACCAGTGGTGGGCAACCTCTACGAAGTATGCTGGAGTCTAGTCGAGTTCGCCACGGGTACAATATGTCGACGCAAGCGCTTCTGGGAGGTCCGTCCTGAATTCGAAGCAAGTATTAGGCCAAGatggcccggcggcggcggcggaagctTGGTCATTGCAACGGGATCTACTACCTGTAATCGTGAGATGCTCGACCGCCCTAGGGTATGTGGAGTGGGTTGAATGCGATGACGCAACGGGACATATTGGCGACCGTGGACGAGTATCAAGTCTGCAAAGGTGTAGGTTCCGTGTTCCGACATGTTATTAATGAATATTGCGTTTTGGGGAACACGCAGCGAGGCATGTCATGGCATCCCAGTCATGGCATTTGGGGCATCGAACCACTTGGGGGCCAGCGGCGGTTTTCAACGACGCACACCGTGGGTCGgtcaacgacggcaacgcaAGGCCCTGGCATAGACAGATAGACCCAAGGGCCGGGTGGTCGCCGACATGGCACAACGTCTACGCGTCACAAGCATGCATCCGTCCAGCCGCAAGGTAGCAACTAACTAGGTGTACATACGTATGTAGCCACGCCATCTGAATCAAACCAATATTAAGCTGCAAGCTGGGCGTGGTAGTTACGTCGATCGTCCCTGCCTTGAAGCTTGCACTGACCCCACCTCAGATGCAACATCAACCATCAATCCCCATCGTCAGCTGGTCCTGGGAATTCAACATCGCGACTCCTCTCTTCTTGCCCGCACTTTCGACTCCGTATTGCATATCCCAGCAGCTGAGCCCCCCTCCCGTCTGGATGGCGAGCGGAGCACGATGCCTCGCAAAGGCGTCTCCAAGGCCAGGACCGGCTGCCTGACCTGCAAGTATGTCATGTCCGTCTCTTCCGAACGAACGAAACAGCCGCCGCATGCGCTTGAGCGAGCATGCTTGCTTTGCTCTCGCCGACCTTCATACTACCCTACCTACGTAATAACACCACGCTTTGGCAGGGCTCGCAAGGTCAAATGCGACGAGGGCCGTCCCGGGTGCATGCGGTGCCAGAGTGCTGGAAAGAAGTGCCAGGGGTATCAGCCCCCGCCTGTTGGCTATTTCACCTGGGACGAGCTGCTCTCCACCACACGGCCCCGTCCAGCCCTGGCCGCTGTGCCCGAGGCCAGCTCGCTCGAGCTCCGAGGCATGTCATTCTACCGCCACGTCGTGGCCCCGTCCGTTGGCGGACCCGTCAAGAGCACCTTTTGGACCAAGACGGTGGCCGAGGTGTTGCACCGGgagcctgctgcgcggcatGCCATCCAGGCCATCAGCGCTCTCTACGAACACAGCAGCCTCGGCCTCAGCGACGGACCTACCGTCCCGTACGAGGACGGCCGACGTGCCGTTACACACTACAATGCCGCCATCCGGCACCTTGTCTCGCCGGCGGGGCCAAGCTCCAAGGACACGGTAATGCTTGTTTGCATACTCTTCATCTACATCGAGTTCATGCGAGGCGACAACGAGAGCGCCACGACTCATATACGGCACGGCATTACGCTGCTCAACTCATGCGCCGTCAGGGATGACATTGCCCGCGCCTTTCTCCACCTCAGCATTTTCCCTTACTTTTTCTCCGACGGCGTCACCGACTTCCCGCTCCCGCGAGAGGTGCTTTGCGGTCCTTGCCCTGCGAGCTTTGACTTGAGCGACGCGCACGTCTGGCTCGATCCGCTGTTGCTGCGAACCGTCCGGCTGACGCGCATGGCCAATCAGCACCGCTATGGCATGCCTGAGCTGCAAAGCCTCGAGAAAGTTGTGCAAGCCATATCAGCCCTCGACGCAGATCTCGACGCGTGGTGGTCTGCCTTTGTTCCGCTGCAGCACCAGTGGCGAGAAGACGATCAGCACCGGACAACCCTGCTCCTCTTGGAAGCGCGGTGGCTTCACGCCAAGATGCGAGTTGCGACGCAGCTCGATGTCTCCGAGGCCGTCTGGGACTTCCAGCTGGATCGGTTTCGTCGCGTCGTTGACATCGCCCGGCAGGCACGAGCGGCcgagaagctgcgcgacTGGGCGAGCCGGAAGTTTGCGTTTGTCATGGGCTTCTGCCCGCTCCTCTTCTGGGTCGCACACAAGTGCCGCTTCCTCAGACTCCGCGTCTCCGCGCTAGCCCTGTTTGAGACGCTCTGTTGGGCACGCGAGGCGGCCTGGGATCGTGCCATGTTGCACGGCCTTGCGAAGACGATAATCGAGGTCGAGCACGGCATCGAGCTGACGCCCGACAAGGTCAGAGAGCTGTCGGCGGATGTTGGCCGCCacaacgatgacgacctgGCACTGCCGGCTGACGGCCGGCGTGTAGGGCTAGCTTTCATGCGGGGCGACGTGGAACTTTCAACAGCTCAAGACGGTAGGCTAATAGGTCGCCGGAAGGTTTGCCTGTACTTACATAGCGCAACCGGTGCCGTGGAGCCTCGCGAGTGTTGGATGGAACTGGGATGAACGTTGCCGAGTGGTCGACGGGATGATACGTTACGATTCGCCGTCGTCAGACAGACTCTGCGTGCAGAGTAACACAGGGAGACGCGCCGTATACTAACGACAAGGAAATGCGACGACCGGGCAGCGAAcaggctgcgctgctgcaccgcacgccgccatggtccaGCTTGTCGGACAATCGGCCGCGCGGGCTTCTTAACGGCGACCGGGACGCTGGGTCGGTCCGTCTGGGACCCTGATGCTGCAGAATCGACCCACACAGCTTCCTTTGTgtctccctcccccaaccCGTCGATCCCCCATGCCGGCCCGTTGCGACGGTTCAGCCCTGCTGGCTCACCTCGCACCGGAAAAGGTCCCACGGGTGTGCATGGCACCCCCAGCATCACTCGGCTTCGCCCGACGAGAGAGTAAGCCCAGGGTCTCAGCATGGCCCTGCAATGCTACTTCGTAAAAGCCAatggcgccgcagcccctcccccagaGCGTCCTCTGCCGGGACTTCTGCGTAGCACAAGCTGTCTTTGCGGCACAGA contains the following coding sequences:
- the EGD1 gene encoding Nascent polypeptide-associated complex subunit beta (BUSCO:EOG092653SU~COG:K~EggNog:ENOG503P2BQ), whose translation is MSDAIQERLKKLGQGARIGDGKGTPRRKVKRAPARSGADDKKLQQTLKKLNTQPIQAIEEVNMFKSDGNVIHFAAPKVHAAVPSNTFAIYGNGEDKELTELVPGILNQLGPDSLASLRKLAESYQNMQKGEKGEDDDEIPDLVEGENFESKVE
- a CDS encoding tRNA(Ala)(adenine(37)) deaminase (BUSCO:EOG09263CG2~COG:A~EggNog:ENOG503NXM6) gives rise to the protein MTSRADVIADAVITQFNKLPNKRKPAIRDNGLHEWVPLSGIVAEKDGTFTCVALATGMKCLPASRLPEANGNGIHDWHAEILAIRTFNRFLLDECKALSQGKAGTGSGMLVSCDSTPKASGSVARPPFYVKEGIKLHMYCSEAPCGDASMELIMAAQDDASPWPAPDRPSSPNAGGSDATLPGRAYFSQLGIVRRKPARGDAPPTLSKSCSDKLALKQCTSLLSSLAALLIDPAGAYIDTIVLPASQYSSTACERAFAAAGRMGAVTAREDWSDGYAFRPFVVETTTREFGFSRRAVQARAEGISPSNVAAAWALSGVEESILGGVVQGKRPFDPRGASRMSRRQMWVLARDVAGQLRGSDNIRHSLDGKSYHEVKHGPLLAARRAAKAATRSTALAGWVVNDGDSDFGADVET
- the RPL24 gene encoding 60S ribosomal protein L24 (COG:J~EggNog:ENOG503P28W), which translates into the protein MRTYDDTFSGQRIYPGKGKIYVRGDSKVFRFQNGKSESLFLQRKNPRRIAWTVLYRRQHRKGISEEVAKKRTRRTVKAQRAIVGASLDVIKERRSMRPEARSAARAQAIKESKEKKNEAAAAKKAEKAKNASLASKGQTQRNVSKQGAKGAPVKVAARTR
- a CDS encoding uncharacterized protein (COG:O~EggNog:ENOG503P2EH), with the protein product MSALKAGDSFPENVTFTYIPPAPESDIKTCGIPQKFDASKEFKNKKVVVVSVPGAFTPTCQASHLPSYINNRDALKKKGVDQVVVIAFNDAFVMSAWGKANSVTDDFFIFASDADAKFSKSIGWTLGERTSRYAIAIDHGKVVYASQEDDTKSIDQSGAEAVLAKL
- a CDS encoding uncharacterized protein (EggNog:ENOG503PCYE~TransMembrane:1 (o373-392i)~COG:S), yielding MPRKGVSKARTGCLTCKYVMARKVKCDEGRPGCMRCQSAGKKCQGYQPPPVGYFTWDELLSTTRPRPALAAVPEASSLELRGMSFYRHVVAPSVGGPVKSTFWTKTVAEVLHREPAARHAIQAISALYEHSSLGLSDGPTVPYEDGRRAVTHYNAAIRHLVSPAGPSSKDTVMLVCILFIYIEFMRGDNESATTHIRHGITLLNSCAVRDDIARAFLHLSIFPYFFSDGVTDFPLPREVLCGPCPASFDLSDAHVWLDPLLLRTVRLTRMANQHRYGMPELQSLEKVVQAISALDADLDAWWSAFVPLQHQWREDDQHRTTLLLLEARWLHAKMRVATQLDVSEAVWDFQLDRFRRVVDIARQARAAEKLRDWASRKFAFVMGFCPLLFWVAHKCRFLRLRVSALALFETLCWAREAAWDRAMLHGLAKTIIEVEHGIELTPDKVRELSADVGRHNDDDLALPADGRRVGLAFMRGDVELSTAQDGRLIGRRKVCLYLHSATGAVEPRECWMELG